From Patescibacteria group bacterium, one genomic window encodes:
- a CDS encoding HIT family protein, whose protein sequence is MLPKPYKNAIIYEDKKLYACLANEPIIEGHTVVVWKEKVTDLHLLTRKNYKYLMERVNEIRNAMLKALKVKKVYLLYMDEVKQVHWHLVPRYSRMGFENFLQKPGKIKNFSLDDKIRKHLSIKI, encoded by the coding sequence ATGCTTCCAAAACCATACAAAAACGCAATTATCTATGAGGACAAAAAACTTTATGCTTGTTTAGCCAATGAACCAATCATAGAAGGTCATACAGTTGTTGTCTGGAAAGAAAAGGTGACTGACCTGCATTTACTCACTAGAAAAAACTACAAATATTTAATGGAAAGAGTGAACGAAATCAGAAATGCAATGTTAAAAGCGTTAAAGGTGAAAAAAGTATATTTATTATATATGGATGAGGTAAAACAAGTTCATTGGCATTTGGTGCCAAGATACAGTAGGATGGGTTTTGAAAATTTCTTACAGAAACCTGGAAAAATAAAGAACTTCTCTCTTGATGATAAGATACGCAAGCACTTAAGCATAAAAATTTAA